Proteins found in one Plectropomus leopardus isolate mb chromosome 9, YSFRI_Pleo_2.0, whole genome shotgun sequence genomic segment:
- the LOC121948492 gene encoding uncharacterized protein LOC121948492, whose product MMKEQNKKLTAELKSLQQERDQDKLSLLKSKAAFQTLERDSQLKHSEETIEEFSNVIQALRLTNQELREQLEDRLDEASLATEKDLIGGKEGSLSPPLSFALEMKLLASTAEVKNNTSDSADLTQEETEAEEQQKPQSLTVDLQIKRCAGILETAVQKAEVFLLSVIILTVLAFLASGSFTGNFFSINNLWSSAYLMLQPYCSVHYGVLPPV is encoded by the exons ATGATGAAGGAACAGAATAAGAAGCTTACTGCAGAG CTCAAGAGCCTCCAACAGGAGAGAGACCAGGACAAGTTGAGCTTGTTAAAGTCCAAGGCTGCATTTCAAACCCTCGAG AGAGACTCGCAGTTGAAGCACTCAGAGGAAACAATAGAAGAGTTCTCTAACGTCATACAG GCTCTCAGGCTGACCAATCAGGAGCTGAGAGAGCAGTTGGAGGACAGACTGGATGAGGCCTCATT AGCTACTGAGAAAGACCTAATTGGAGGAAAGGAAGGATCGCTCAGTCCCCCGCTGTCCTTCGCACTGGAAATGAAGCTGCTGGCCTCTACAGCtgaagtgaaaaacaacacGTCAGACTCCGCAGATCTTACACAA GAGGAAACTGAGGCTGAGGAGCAGCAGAAACCACAAAGTCTCACAGTAGACCTTCAGATCAAAAG GTGTGCAGGTATCTTGGAGACAGCCGTCCAGAAAGCAGAAGTATTTCTGCTTTCCGTCATCATTCTCactgttttggcctttttggcttCAGGAAGCTTCACgggaaactttttttccatcaacaaCTTGTGGAGCAGTGCATACCTGATGTTACAGCCCTACTGCAGTGTGCATTACGGGGTGTTGCCTCCTGTTTGA